In the genome of Carnobacterium viridans, one region contains:
- a CDS encoding IS5 family transposase, which produces MYKSQPYSQIAFEDFNQPMGLKMNPKNRWIEKAEWIPWAELEKGYAKNFRNQKGNVAKPLRMALGALLIQIEYGYSDEETVLQIQENPYLQFFIGLPGYQEEKPFDSSTMVYFRKRLDAVTLTEINEKITEYALAKDKENQDNDNDTDDDTDSNDSGNAGTLILDATCAPQKIKYPTDTELLNEARTHAEKMVDDICETNGFSKPRMYRKKARKDYLSIVRRKRKSAKWLRPKIRKLLGYVRRDIDYIKGYLEHGIKLNEKQQKTFEVICRIYDQQKEMFDKKTHSVKDRIVSFSQPWLRPIVRGKAKAKVEFGAKLDLSIDSNGMARIEKTSFDAYNEASVLVQAVRRFYDRNGRYPERVLADKIYRNRENRSYCKIRGIRLAGPSLGRPKKDQTRDKEIEYRDNADRVEVERGFSLLKRCFGMENIRTKLRETTLTTIALSVIAMNVDNINRNRLRSFFGQLKNRKKSCLVLLNFSPFQISPIVQ; this is translated from the coding sequence ATGTATAAATCACAACCGTATTCACAAATCGCTTTCGAAGACTTCAACCAACCAATGGGACTAAAAATGAACCCGAAAAATAGATGGATTGAAAAAGCGGAATGGATCCCTTGGGCTGAACTGGAAAAAGGCTATGCCAAGAACTTTCGCAATCAAAAAGGCAATGTCGCCAAACCGCTTCGTATGGCTCTGGGTGCCCTTTTGATTCAAATAGAATACGGTTATTCTGATGAAGAGACTGTCCTTCAGATCCAAGAAAACCCTTATCTTCAATTCTTTATCGGCTTGCCCGGCTATCAAGAGGAAAAACCATTCGACTCTTCGACGATGGTTTATTTTCGCAAACGCTTGGACGCTGTTACACTGACCGAGATCAATGAAAAAATTACTGAGTACGCCTTAGCCAAAGACAAAGAAAATCAAGATAACGATAACGACACTGATGACGATACAGATTCGAATGATTCAGGGAATGCCGGAACATTGATCTTAGATGCAACTTGTGCACCTCAAAAAATCAAGTATCCTACGGATACAGAACTGCTCAATGAAGCACGTACGCATGCAGAAAAGATGGTAGACGACATTTGTGAAACCAACGGATTCTCTAAGCCTCGTATGTATCGCAAGAAAGCTAGAAAAGACTATTTGTCAATTGTTCGCCGCAAAAGAAAGTCAGCCAAATGGTTGCGCCCTAAAATACGGAAGCTGCTTGGATATGTGCGCCGAGATATCGATTACATCAAAGGCTATCTCGAGCATGGAATCAAACTGAACGAGAAACAACAAAAAACATTCGAAGTTATTTGTCGTATCTATGACCAGCAGAAGGAAATGTTCGATAAAAAGACGCATTCCGTAAAAGACCGGATTGTCAGCTTTTCTCAACCATGGCTGCGACCTATTGTTCGAGGGAAAGCCAAAGCAAAAGTTGAATTCGGCGCGAAGTTAGATCTGAGTATCGATTCAAATGGGATGGCACGGATTGAAAAGACCAGTTTTGATGCCTACAATGAAGCTTCTGTGTTGGTTCAAGCTGTCCGCCGTTTCTACGATCGAAACGGACGTTATCCTGAGCGGGTTCTTGCCGACAAGATCTATCGAAATCGAGAAAACAGGTCTTACTGCAAAATACGAGGCATTCGCCTAGCCGGACCATCACTTGGTCGTCCAAAGAAAGACCAAACCAGAGACAAAGAAATCGAATATCGCGATAATGCAGATCGTGTAGAAGTTGAGCGCGGCTTCAGTTTACTGAAGCGTTGTTTCGGTATGGAAAATATCCGCACCAAACTCCGCGAAACTACCTTGACTACGATTGCCTTATCCGTCATTGCGATGAATGTAGATAACATTAATCGCAATCGCTTGCGCTCTTTTTTTGGACAACTGAAAAATC
- a CDS encoding helix-turn-helix domain-containing protein: protein MALGERLKASRVNKGYSQGDVADHLNISRQSISKWENGNSYPDLDNLVKLSTYYEVSIDELLKENQELKKKIEQNEVKIEENVQKLNFIQGTSEKDEGLILLVLSFLGFLITPLGLITSPLLIVRNKQTNTLYKFVYIACICCIAYNLFIGYGILSDIFGWGTTTVEYLGE, encoded by the coding sequence ATGGCCTTAGGAGAACGATTGAAGGCAAGTAGAGTTAATAAGGGATATTCGCAAGGAGATGTAGCAGACCATTTAAATATATCAAGACAATCCATTTCAAAATGGGAAAATGGCAATAGTTATCCTGATTTAGATAATTTAGTAAAATTAAGTACGTATTACGAAGTTTCGATAGACGAATTATTGAAAGAAAATCAAGAACTTAAAAAAAAAATAGAACAAAATGAAGTTAAAATAGAAGAAAATGTTCAAAAATTAAATTTCATTCAGGGAACAAGCGAAAAGGATGAGGGCTTAATTTTGTTAGTTCTTTCTTTTTTGGGCTTCTTAATTACTCCTTTAGGCTTAATCACCTCGCCCTTATTAATTGTTAGAAATAAACAAACAAATACACTATATAAGTTTGTTTACATAGCGTGTATTTGTTGTATTGCTTACAATTTATTTATAGGGTATGGAATTTTAAGTGATATTTTTGGTTGGGGAACCACCACTGTTGAATATCTAGGTGAATAG
- a CDS encoding IS256 family transposase, whose product MNDFTTEIVQTLVTKGDLNGLFRSHLERAINTLLRTELTAFLDYEKYDRTGFNSGNSRNGSYFRSIKTEYGELTLEIPRDRNGEFKQQTLPAYKRTNDTLETTIIHLFKKGVTMSEIADLIEKMYGHHYTPQTMSNMTKVLTEEVNAFKARALNDKYVSIFMDATYIPLKRQTVSKEAIYIAIGIREDGTKEVLSYAIAPTESTHVWNELLQDINSRGVQDVLLFITDGLKGMKDTIHKIYPKAKYQHCCIHVSRNIAHKVRVKDRKEICDDFKTVYQANSKEEANTFLSCMVEKWQKTYPKVTQSLIENQDLLTFYEFPPSIRRTIYSTNLIESFNKQIKKYSRRKEQFQNEESLERFLVSIFDTYNQKFLNRSHKGFQQVTDTLASMFTK is encoded by the coding sequence ATGAATGATTTTACTACAGAAATTGTACAAACACTAGTCACTAAAGGCGATTTAAATGGATTATTCCGTTCCCACTTAGAAAGAGCGATAAACACCCTCCTACGGACAGAATTAACAGCTTTCTTGGATTATGAAAAATATGACCGCACTGGTTTTAATTCAGGTAATTCGAGGAACGGATCTTATTTCCGATCAATCAAAACCGAATATGGTGAATTAACATTGGAGATACCTAGAGATCGAAATGGCGAGTTTAAACAACAAACTTTACCAGCATACAAAAGAACAAATGACACATTGGAAACTACCATTATCCATTTGTTCAAAAAAGGCGTTACGATGTCTGAAATCGCTGATTTAATTGAAAAAATGTATGGACATCACTATACTCCACAAACCATGTCAAACATGACTAAAGTGCTGACTGAAGAAGTAAATGCATTTAAAGCAAGAGCCTTAAATGATAAGTATGTCTCTATTTTTATGGACGCTACTTATATTCCATTAAAACGTCAAACCGTGTCCAAAGAAGCCATTTACATTGCCATTGGAATACGAGAAGATGGCACTAAAGAAGTACTAAGTTATGCAATTGCTCCGACTGAGTCAACACACGTTTGGAATGAGCTACTACAAGATATTAACTCCAGAGGGGTTCAAGATGTCTTGCTCTTTATTACAGATGGCTTAAAAGGTATGAAAGACACCATTCATAAAATTTATCCAAAAGCAAAATACCAACATTGTTGTATCCATGTGTCTCGTAATATTGCTCATAAAGTACGTGTCAAAGACCGAAAAGAAATCTGTGATGACTTTAAGACTGTTTATCAAGCCAATTCAAAGGAAGAAGCGAATACTTTCTTGTCCTGTATGGTTGAGAAGTGGCAGAAAACTTATCCTAAAGTGACGCAGTCACTCATAGAAAACCAAGATTTATTGACTTTCTATGAGTTTCCGCCTAGTATTCGCAGAACCATTTACTCAACCAATCTGATCGAGTCTTTCAATAAGCAAATCAAGAAATACAGCCGCAGAAAAGAACAGTTTCAAAATGAAGAATCATTAGAACGTTTCTTAGTATCCATCTTTGATACATACAATCAAAAATTTCTAAACAGAAGCCATAAAGGTTTCCAACAAGTAACCGATACATTAGCTTCAATGTTTACTAAGTAA